In Cydia amplana chromosome 25, ilCydAmpl1.1, whole genome shotgun sequence, one genomic interval encodes:
- the LOC134659524 gene encoding uncharacterized protein LOC134659524: MIRLLAVLAVVQYAVAVTEPSLDEIINEIFGISEDEDDSKVGLPGCNDLEGSGRGCQECYFCNHSLIQDSRIKGGHVELQLKDSSCATTQICCVQQQDLVNYRLSDACGINNPDGKPRKRRSAPRAVLQGEFPWRAWVYKKNSLTPLCAASFVHEDSMALLTLASCVQGLSAEGLDVSFVKGGQRAAVGKVTVHSGYKAGQDTNNIAILKLLSLESTPAWASPACLPLAPPSHAAPCLTTSDKDIRLNTIIPLRTACTEAHEAPPDSLTCAVAPPKDYEPEKAAGLFCKEQHVTTPLYILHGLAISRQDDSVTTYVNVWHFTDWLKNQLGIAH, translated from the exons ATGATCAG GCTCTTGGCGGTGCTGGCGGTGGTCCAGTATGCTGTGGCTGTTACGGAACCCTCGCTGGATGAGATTATTAACGAGATCTTCGGGATATCAG AAGACGAAGATGACAGCAAAGTGGGGCTCCCGGGCTGCAACGACCTCGAGGGCTCCGGACGCGGCTGTCAGGAGTGCTATTTCTGCAACCACAGCCTCATACAGGACAGCagaatcaaaggaggtcatgtGGAACTGCA ATTAAAAGATTCGTCATGCGCCACCACCCAGATATGCTGCGTCCAGCAACAAGACCTTGTCAACTACAG ATTAAGCGACGCGTGCGGCATAAATAATCCAGACGGCAAGCCCCGCAAGCGGCGCTCCGCCCCCCGCGCTGTGTTACAAGGAGAGTTCCCTTGGCGGGCCTGGGTTTACAA AAAGAACTCCCTCACCCCGCTCTGCGCCGCGTCATTTGTCCACGAAGACAGCATGGCGCTCCTGACCCTGGCTTCTTGCGTCCAGGGTCTGTCTGCCGAGGGTCTGGATGTGTCGTTCGTGAAAGGAGGCCAGCGAGCTGCTGTCGGCAAAGTCACTGTACATAGCGGCTATAAAGCAG GTCAAGACACCAACAACATAGCCATCCTGAAGCTCCTCTCACTAGAATCGACACCGGCTTGGGCCTCCCCGGCCTGTCTGCCTCTGGCCCCGCCTTCGCATGCGGCCCCCTGCCTCACCACCTCTGACAAGGATATccgt CTAAACACCATAATACCTCTCCGCACAGCATGCACGGAGGCCCACGAAGCCCCGCCGGACTCCCTGACATGTGCCGTGGCACCACCCAAGGACTATGAACCGGAGAAGGCTGCAGGCCTCTTCTGCAAAGAGCAG CATGTGACGACCCCGTTATACATCCTTCACGGCCTAGCCATATCGAGACAGGATGACTCGGTGACCACCTACGTCAACGTGTGGCATTTTACCGACTGGCTCAAGAACCAGCTTGGGATCGCTCATTAA